In one Candidatus Nitronereus thalassa genomic region, the following are encoded:
- a CDS encoding NADH-quinone oxidoreductase subunit J produces MGTVIFFYFAGVIVLTASLVVALRNPIYSALSLLVMFFHVAGLYVTLHAEFLAAIQIIVYAGAILVLYLFVVMLLNVKRDEQFNKQGTVAMFLGLVLLTEAVLLGMSQGFSVATPTTGVSGEAGASVGNTESIGEILYSTYLFPFEIASLILLVAMVGAIILTKKGIMEPKA; encoded by the coding sequence TTGGGAACGGTAATTTTTTTCTATTTTGCCGGAGTGATTGTGTTGACGGCGTCGTTGGTCGTAGCGCTCCGGAATCCCATTTATAGTGCCCTCTCCCTCCTGGTCATGTTTTTTCATGTGGCCGGTTTGTATGTCACCCTGCATGCGGAATTTCTCGCGGCAATCCAAATCATTGTCTATGCCGGAGCGATATTGGTGCTGTATCTTTTTGTCGTGATGCTTTTGAATGTCAAGCGCGATGAGCAATTCAATAAGCAGGGGACCGTGGCAATGTTCCTGGGCTTGGTCTTGTTGACGGAAGCCGTATTGCTGGGAATGAGCCAAGGATTTTCCGTGGCGACACCGACGACCGGAGTCTCTGGTGAAGCAGGGGCATCGGTGGGCAACACCGAATCCATCGGTGAGATTTTATATTCTACCTATCTCTTTCCATTTGAAATCGCGTCCCTGATTTTGTTGGTGGCCATGGTTGGAGCCATCATCCTAACGAAAAAAGGAATTATGGAGCCCAAGGCCTAA
- the nuoL gene encoding NADH-quinone oxidoreductase subunit L, whose amino-acid sequence MLYALIPLLPLLAFIIIGLFGHQLKDRAHLIAVPAVWLSFLLSLMAFSEVASGHVLEIPLYTWASSGDLTIQIGLYVDQLSAAMLMLVTIVSGLVHIYTMGYMHGEPGYARFFGNIALFTFSMLMLVMSDNFLQLFVFWEAVGLCSYLLIGHWYERPSARAAATKAFLVNRVGDFGFMLGILLVFVIFGTLQYQPVLTGAASQAEATIDLMGALGGGWEVSAMTLICLLLFVGAVGKSAQVPLHVWLPDAMEGPTPISALIHAATMVTAGVFMVARLAPLYNLSPVAMDVVAVVGGLTMIVGATIALTQTDIKRVVAYSTLSQLGYMMMACGLGGYVAGIYHLLTHGAFKALLFLGCGSVILAVHHEQDMRHMGGLKDKLPVTYWTFMIGSLALAGFPLTAGFFSKDELLLSAWNAGSLGQVLTVLGVITAGMTAFYSFRLVFVTFWGESRVDPAHASHIHEPSKVVTVPLLVLAVLSIVTGYIGIPEFLQHAFPGSEGEGHHGPAAMGIMVMATLAGLTGIGMAYLFYVKSPDIPDRLMTQWQTLYQASLNKWYVDEGYDKVFVNPTFKIADQMWKKVDIAIIDNAVNGVARGFAWWGWMARFIQTGETQNYALGMTVGAVLILTAYVFF is encoded by the coding sequence ATGCTCTACGCACTCATTCCACTCCTTCCACTCTTGGCGTTTATCATCATTGGGTTGTTCGGTCATCAACTGAAGGATCGAGCACATCTGATTGCGGTTCCGGCAGTGTGGCTGTCGTTCCTGTTGTCCTTGATGGCTTTTTCAGAAGTAGCTAGTGGCCATGTGTTGGAAATTCCACTCTATACCTGGGCATCTTCAGGTGACCTGACCATTCAAATCGGATTGTACGTTGATCAGCTCAGCGCGGCGATGCTTATGCTCGTGACCATCGTGAGTGGACTCGTCCATATCTATACAATGGGGTACATGCATGGTGAGCCAGGGTACGCCCGGTTTTTCGGTAATATCGCGCTGTTTACCTTTTCGATGCTCATGCTGGTGATGTCCGATAACTTCCTTCAGTTGTTTGTGTTTTGGGAAGCGGTCGGGCTGTGTTCCTATTTACTTATCGGTCACTGGTATGAACGGCCTTCGGCGCGGGCTGCCGCCACCAAAGCCTTCCTGGTAAATCGTGTCGGCGATTTCGGATTCATGCTTGGCATTTTGTTGGTGTTTGTCATATTTGGCACGCTTCAATATCAGCCGGTGTTGACAGGGGCCGCGTCTCAGGCTGAGGCGACGATTGATTTAATGGGGGCCCTTGGTGGCGGCTGGGAAGTGTCGGCCATGACATTGATCTGTTTGCTCCTGTTTGTCGGAGCTGTGGGGAAGTCCGCACAAGTGCCGTTACACGTCTGGTTGCCCGATGCCATGGAAGGGCCTACGCCGATTTCCGCGCTCATTCATGCGGCGACTATGGTGACGGCTGGGGTGTTCATGGTGGCCAGGCTGGCGCCGCTTTACAACCTATCTCCCGTGGCGATGGATGTGGTGGCTGTGGTCGGAGGCCTCACCATGATCGTCGGGGCGACGATTGCGTTAACGCAAACGGATATAAAACGGGTCGTGGCCTATTCCACATTGAGCCAACTCGGCTACATGATGATGGCCTGTGGCCTAGGCGGATATGTTGCAGGCATTTATCACTTGCTGACACATGGCGCATTCAAGGCTCTGTTGTTCTTGGGTTGTGGGTCAGTGATTTTGGCAGTGCATCATGAGCAGGATATGCGTCACATGGGTGGCCTCAAGGACAAACTGCCCGTCACGTATTGGACGTTTATGATCGGGTCCTTGGCTTTAGCAGGGTTTCCCCTCACCGCAGGATTTTTTAGCAAGGACGAGTTGCTCTTGTCGGCGTGGAATGCTGGTTCACTGGGTCAAGTGCTCACCGTATTGGGAGTGATCACTGCCGGGATGACGGCGTTTTATAGCTTCCGTTTAGTCTTTGTCACGTTCTGGGGAGAATCGCGTGTGGACCCGGCTCATGCGAGCCATATTCATGAACCCAGCAAGGTCGTCACCGTACCCTTGTTGGTGTTGGCGGTGTTGAGCATTGTCACTGGATACATTGGCATCCCAGAGTTTCTTCAACATGCTTTCCCCGGAAGCGAGGGCGAGGGGCATCATGGACCAGCGGCCATGGGCATCATGGTTATGGCGACACTCGCGGGGCTGACTGGTATTGGAATGGCATATCTCTTCTATGTGAAATCGCCAGACATTCCGGATCGGCTGATGACTCAATGGCAAACTCTGTATCAAGCTTCACTCAATAAATGGTACGTGGATGAGGGCTATGACAAAGTGTTTGTGAACCCCACGTTTAAAATCGCGGACCAAATGTGGAAGAAGGTTGATATCGCCATCATCGATAACGCGGTGAATGGTGTGGCGCGTGGGTTTGCCTGGTGGGGATGGATGGCACGATTCATTCAAACGGGTGAGACGCAAAACTATGCGTTGGGTATGACCGTGGGTGCAGTGCTGATCCTCACGGCCTACGTGTTCTTCTAG
- the nuoK gene encoding NADH-quinone oxidoreductase subunit NuoK, with product MNVPVEFYLALSGVVFLIGLVGVLVRRNIIIILLSIELMLNATNINFVAFSSYLGNLAGQVFVFFALTVAAAEVAVGLAIIIALYRHHESINVDDFSLLKW from the coding sequence ATGAACGTTCCGGTGGAATTTTATCTGGCCCTAAGTGGCGTGGTGTTTCTGATTGGACTCGTGGGCGTACTCGTTCGTCGGAATATCATTATCATTCTCTTGTCGATTGAGCTGATGCTTAATGCCACCAATATCAACTTCGTGGCCTTTTCTTCGTATTTAGGAAACCTCGCGGGGCAAGTCTTTGTCTTTTTTGCGCTGACTGTGGCTGCCGCAGAAGTCGCTGTCGGTCTCGCCATTATCATTGCGCTGTATCGGCACCATGAGAGTATCAATGTCGATGATTTCAGTTTGTTGAAATGGTAA
- the nuoI gene encoding NADH-quinone oxidoreductase subunit NuoI, with protein MKIKEWLKTLIFYEILIGMKQTMQHLLRYRPITLEYPHIKKPLPSNYRGMLALLKYDDDTEKCVGCDLCEAACPSRVIRVVSAEVPGEPTKRFAKEYYMDMTRCLFCGMCVQACPVDALGMTQEYEWAVYDKRNLQLNKEQLLAIGDRAFPVKEKRLEFQHPNVAYFNVSFKDIPEKEF; from the coding sequence ATGAAAATTAAAGAGTGGCTCAAAACGCTGATTTTTTACGAAATCCTGATTGGAATGAAGCAGACCATGCAGCATTTACTCAGGTATCGGCCAATCACGTTGGAATACCCGCATATCAAGAAGCCGCTACCGAGTAATTACCGTGGCATGTTGGCGTTGCTGAAGTACGATGATGACACGGAGAAATGTGTGGGGTGTGATTTGTGCGAGGCGGCCTGCCCTTCTCGAGTCATTCGTGTGGTGAGCGCGGAAGTGCCGGGGGAACCCACGAAGCGCTTTGCCAAAGAATACTATATGGACATGACCCGGTGCCTATTTTGCGGGATGTGTGTCCAAGCTTGCCCAGTTGATGCGTTGGGGATGACCCAGGAATATGAATGGGCGGTGTATGACAAACGAAACTTGCAACTGAATAAAGAACAGCTGTTAGCCATTGGGGACCGAGCCTTCCCCGTCAAAGAAAAACGCTTGGAATTTCAGCATCCGAACGTTGCGTACTTCAACGTCTCGTTCAAAGATATTCCCGAGAAAGAATTCTAA